The window TAATCTGAATTTTCTTGtaattgtcctttttttttttaaaacaaatttgAGTTCTCCAAATTGCACAACCTAAAGTGTATTTTGAGGTTGCATAAAAAGTATCACAATATTGTAGGTTTTATGAACTGAAATTTGATGGGCACTCAATTCCTGAGATCACCActcacattttaaatttcaacacCAATGAAGTCAatattcaccttttttttttttttttgttaaaatcaATATTCACATGTTAATTGTGTttgttttaggaaaaaaaatattcaaatttaacatgtgaaaaaaaaatatgaaaaatccaataagaaagaaaattttgagaacGAAAAAAAAGTGAGTGAGTTTTGGATGCCTAAAAGGAATATTGCACAGCAAGAGAAATATATTATCAATTCCGTCCAATAGGGGATGCTTTAAGACCCTACAATGGTGGTTGAACCCTATACTACACTACAAAtgtaaagaaaaactttttccataaaaaaatgacaatatatTAGGTGCGTGATTCCATTTGAATTCAAAAGACCATTATTCCATATATTTTTCCATTGATTAACATGATTACATTACACTTTCATGATATACAATTAAGTGCAAGTACTGGTATCATGGCTTCaggtattggtatcatatcCATTGTATTATATCAAAATCGATTAAGAATGATCCCTGATCTTTGATCGATTCAGATTAATTATTCTTATCGTTTTAAGGGTAAAGTAGTaaaattttatacttaaaaaaaaaaaaaaaaaagcaaagataaAATTGACTGATACATATATTGATCTGATCCCATCCAGATCGGTGTTGAATTGGTATAGGCTGGTATAGacaccaataccgataccgtcCTTTAAATCCATGATTGGTATCGGTCAATACCGATTTGGAGCGATGGTGTCATTCCAAAATGACTGTTTTCGAATTTTTATCCGAATCGAACCTAATATGGAGCGATGGTGTCAGTCCAATCTGTACCGACTAATCACTAATCGAGGAGAATAAGATGTTTCCTTGTCATAAATTGTGGttattatttaataattaaaaaataaataaacaatgttCATTAAAAGAGGAAGGAAGTGTCACGAAAAGTGAGCGGGTTTTCCGGTAGAAGAAGTAGAAAGATTTTGCAAAAGCTGTTCCTTTGACGCGTGAGCCGTGAGCCGTGAGATGGACATGCGACGGTTGCGATGATCGTCTCATCTCTATCGGAATAGTAACAACGGTAAAGAAGGAGGaggtaagagagagagtgttttGGATGAGGGAAGAGATGGGTTCTGTTCTATTCTGTGATCAGTCTTAAATTGAGATTGCAGAATAGGAAGGGAGGCTCTGTTGCCATGGCGGCGTTGCAGAATGCAGGGCTCTATGTATTTAATGtttcccaaaacaaaaaaggaagtgAAGCAACGAAACTCCAAACCCAAACTAGTAACCGAACACCAAAGagaaagtagagagagaaaaaacaacaaaacacGGTAGTAGACAGTAGTGGATgacagtagtagtagtagtattcTATACAGTTCAAACCCACATACCCAAGAAGGTAATACACACTCATACGGTACTACGGTAGAGAGGAAGGAGTGAGGGAGTGAAGGAGTGAAGGAGTTGAGTATTATCTcatctgatatatatatatttttggtgtGGTGGCTGTCCTGATCTGAAGTAATAAAGAAGCAATTACTTCAAAAGCGGCGTGTCCCAGACTCACCCAGGTGAGCTTTTCTGCTATGGATTTTGAGTTCCAATTGAAGTTTGCCACAGGTTCAGGGTGGAACAAATGGCTGGGTTTTCACTAGGTGAGGGAGGAGGTGAAAGTGGAACCCACCACCAGCACCAGTCACAGCCAGAGCAACAACCGCCCACTGAAAATCCTCCGGGTAGCCTTTTCCTTTACTGGAACGGAGAGATCTCAtttaataacaacaacaataacaaggGTTTCCAGCTATGGCAActtcatcgtcatcatcaaCAGTGTTTGCAAGAAAACATTTGCTCTTCATCATCTTCCGATGAGCTGATCAATTGGAGAGGACGAGCAGAAGCAGCGGCAACCGTGAGTGTGAGAGCGACGAGGATGAGGCaaggaagtggaagtggaagtggaggAGGGGTGAGTTGCCAGGACTGTGGAAACCAAGCTAAGAAAGACTGTATCCATATGAGATGTAGGACTTGCTGTAAGAGCCGAGGGTTTCAGTGCCCGACCCACGTTAAGAGCACTTGGGTCCCTGCTTCTAGAAGGCGTGAGCGCCAGCAACAGCTCGCCGCTATtcaactacaacaacaacaacaacaccacCATCATCAACAGCCGCAGCTACGAGGTGAGAATCCCAAAAGGCAGAGAGATAATACCAATGCTCCCTCCCTCGCCTGCTCTCGTTTTCCCCCCACCTCGTCAGGTACAGTAGTTGCCCTTCATTATGTACAGTAGATGACTAGAGAatccacacctctctctctctccctcgacACACGGACAAGAACATActcagagaaaaaaagaaagatttgaaTCAAATATCGAGACAGGGAGAAAGCCCATTTAGTGATATCCACAAAAACTAGGTCGAAAGCagctttttcctttctttttcttctaagaGTATGTTGTGTGATACTGTGTTTTCTGGGATGTTAATCTTCATAGTATGTTGTTGGTTGGAGTTGATTTTCAGGATTGGAATTGGGGAACTTTCCGGCGGAAGTGAATTCTCCGGCGGTGTTTCGTTGCGTGAAAGTGAGCTCCATCGACGAAGCAGACGACCAGTATGCATATCAAACGGCTGTTAACATCGGAGGACATGTATTCAAGGGTATCCTCTATGATCAAGGTCCTGAACTCCATTACGGTCCTGGAGAAAGCTCCTCTGCAGGTGGTGGTTTAGGAGTAGGAGGAATACAAGCTCCTCATAATAATCTCATCACGGCAGCTTCCACCACTATAACAACTgctacagcagcagcagcaggaaTACTTGATCCTTCATCTCTATATCCACCAACACCCCTCAGCGCTTTTATGGCCGGTACGCAATTCTTCCCACCCCCAAGATCTTGAAAGAAACTTAGGAGCTTGGCACTTTGCTTCAAGAGTCAACTCAATACTATTGCTAAAGTTGCATCATTTCGTCTATCGCAATGATGTCCTCCACGGGAGCTGTACGTGCACCTCTTgggccatcatcatcatcgtctcttctttccttttaggTTCTTCTCACTAACCTTTCATCACTCTTctctttatattattatattctgCAATCtacattgttgttgttgttgttgttgttgtttttccCAGAACTTTTCAACACCCACACATGCATTGATCTCAAATGatcagagaaaaagagagagaagtagCACCCCAgatgtttgtttgtttgcttGTTCATTCAGATTTTATCAGTTATGAGTTATGAGTTTTGAGTTCAAGTTCATGTGTAGCGGGCGGGGAAGAGAGTTAGAGAGTTGGAGAGTTGGAGGGGAAGAGGGTTTAAATGCGGGTCGAGTCTAGGTGTCTTAGTGCATAATGTCAACTCCATAgtcatctctttctctgtttgatttgtttctttaagTCCTTTCTTTATTATAGTTTTCCCTTTAAATGGGTTGGATTTGATCTGGCTTTCTGgttgattttgaactttgaagccACTTTTTTCCCGTTTACGCGTTGGTTTGCCGGTTTGACATTAGAGACGATATGGGTTCCGTGTTTAGCTGGGCAAATGCTGTTATCACTACTACTTCCTTATTTTCGTTTTCCTTTTTCctgtttttttccccctcaaaCCTTACCgggtcaaaaaaatatattctacTTGTTCTTAATGATTGCCACTTATTGAGCCATGCATGGAAgattcaaaaaatataaaaataacttGAATTCAAGAATGCAAAAGTTGAACAAGAAATTGGATAAGGGTTTTTCCTTTACTTCTtcacaaatttatttatttatttaaggtcCAATCAATTTCAGTTACTTAAAACAGATATCCTTGGATGGAGACCCTTCTTGGATATGACATAATGGGAAATGATGCTCTCTAGCTGCTCCTGTTTAATGCACCTGCAACTCTACatgaaagggggaggggggctTTAGATGTATATATGTGTGGAGATATGTACTTGTCTTCACCATTAAGAATATCTTGAAATAGGGAAACTAAGTTTTCATTGGTTCCAGATTTAGTTCATTTGTAATAAACAGAAAGACTGAGAATTTTACCCTAATTTACATACTATCTGACCCATGACATGTTCTCTTCTCTTTAGAGCTTCACAAGATAATGCTCCTTGAGAGAAATGACAACTCCATCCATGATCATCTTTTATTGCTTGAGATGCTTTTGTTAGTACAATTCTTCATTACTGTTGGAGTGATCGATGATGCATTCGGACACTAGAGAAAAACCATACAATTCATTCCTGCATTTTTCTGGTGAGAGTCCATGAATGATGGGTTTCCATTTCTATTTCCTGTGCTTCAGGAGGAATAACATAGCTTTGTACCAGCTATAAATTTTATGCTAGGAAAACATTAAGGAATTAATTATGTAGAAAAACTTAGCGTAgtggagatgagaatgttatgATGGATGTGTGATaaaactaagaaggataaagtaagaaatgatCATATTAAAGATGACATGGGAGTAGCTCTAATACATGATAAGTAActagaaagtcatttgaggtggcatggccatgtacaacggaggcctttgaatgctctagCATGAAGGAGTGATTTGTTTctgattgaaggaactaaaaaaaGAGTTAGGgacaaacctaaaatgaccctaagagaagtggtgaggaaagaaatgcatatcttaggccttgtatcaaatatgacctcgaatagagctgattggaagGAAATGATTTGTGCAGCCAACCCCAATTAATTAGTTATTGAGATAAGGCTGAGATGTTTAAAACATTAAGGAGTtattggggtgggggggaatcGATGTATAATCATAAAGGAAATGTTATTCctcaaagaaaaatattttatgatAGAAAAGATTAGGTGGGCATCTGATGGCTTGCAGAAGAAGATAAGGAGCCTTTAATCATAGATAgataaatatttgattgttctCCATAGTTAGCCATTTGTTCCAAAGATACATTCAGACTGTACAAAGCAAAAGATCCATACCCATAAGGACAGTATAGTTATACTAAGGAGGGATATAATACTTATTGTACTTCATTGTAAAAGGACTTAAAAGGTCTTTTTTTCCCCAATCTGTTTTATGTAGTAGAGATGCATTTCCAAACAAGGAAATAATCACTTGAGTGGATTCTTAACTAGGCTCCCAAATAAAATATTCAGTATGTCTTAACATGATATCCTAGACAATGTTCACATTTAGAGCCTTCATTTACTTTAATATAAATATGAGAAAGAAAGCTTATACCTTTAAGAAGGTAATAGAATAATATAGGGTAAAAGAACTAAAAAAAGTTTCACTTAATATATTGTTAGCTTTGTCTAAGGACCATGAGGTGCCTTAtggtgttttgttttttggggttAATATCTGCCTTTTGGCattgtattatattttattttcttaatatatatattttttatcacCCCAAAAATAATGGTTCACATTTTCAACAAGTTGAGAAATTTAGACAAATCAAAATGCATGACATAGCATTTGATCAAGCATGAAAATAGAATATATATCattaaacattaaaaaattagtTTGAAAACCTTGCTAAAGGTATAATAACAAGGAGAACCACTTGAACATAAAAAAGTACCCCTAAAAGGAATAAAAGATTGATTAGGAATATGAACCTCAAGGACTAAAGAATCAGAATAAGGTGTAAAAGATCATTGCAATAAAACAATACTAGTAAGTGTTCTTGGCCAAAATTGGAAAGCAAATATAAGCATAATGTTGTGTCTTTTTTGTAACTGATGTTTCCTTTTGGAAAAGACAAATTGTAGAGTGACCATAAACCTCATTCTGTATGCaattcatatttaaaaaataaaaggaccaGAAGGgagagaacaaagaagagatTCATTGGGCTTGCATTTAACTCATGAAGTCTAACTGGAAGTCATGGCAGATGTGATATGATTTGTTCATGTCATTGGAAAGGACAATGGTAGTAACAAGAGCAAGGCTAGGGTGCATGCCTTCTAACagtaaggaagaaaaaggaaaatctgGCAATATTagtaaatttaaagaaaataaaattatgctGCAACACTTATGGGGAACACATAAGGTTTATCACCATAAGTGGTCTCTCTGAGCAGTaagtttatttttataatgCTGATAGAAATCTCTTGAGGTGTAATCAGTCCATCAAACTGAATCTAGACTTCTCACATCTGGATAATCTCTAGAGTGGATAAATTTACATGTCTGTGCTCAGATGTCAAAGGAAATAACATTCTTCCTACAGGAAGTCACAGTTCAGACCCAAGATTTATGAGTTTATGCCATGCCTCGAGGATGTGATGAGTGGCCATTAAATTTGattaattattttgatttcttgatAGGGAAGTAGAATTTTCATCAAACAAGAAAGATATTACATTCATCTTTATAAGATGATAAAGCTCATctataaaatcaaaatgaatGATAGTAGTCTCTACATCCTCAGGAGGCATAGATGCAATGTAATCCTCTGGTTCATTGAACTCGCTCGGAACATGGTAATAATTCCAATTAGAAAGCCTAACTTCTAGGCTCTTCAAATGCTGTACTGGTCATGGGTCATTCATGATtctcttcaaaatatatatgGCCACCTTCGAATGCAAACGGATAGTGATCTTTTGATTAATTATCTTGCATCACTACATTGATCTTACATTCGGTATACATGCttgcaagagagagagggagagagagttcttGTTGAGTTGGATAGATTCAAGACAGCAATGTAGTTGTATGAGAGCTAGTAGATGATGTAGTTGTCAGCCTTGACATGGGAGTTACTGAAATGAGTTGGAACCAAGTCCTCCTAGGGTTTCATCTAAGGAGGCAAGCCAGGCGTTATACTCTAGGCCAGGGTATGGCAATGGTTAGCGTACTAGGGTGTGCCGTGTGATAGTTGTccaggctgcatacatttgttAAAGGTGTGCTGAATGCTGCTGGTGCATAGTTTGATCGTACTATGTGCCCATTGGCTTATCTTTATATACATAAATGCACTAGGTTTGTTGTCAATATTATGAGGACGACCTATGTGCTTATGGAGTGCTACCGGTCGAGGTAAAAAGGGTAGCTGCCATGGTTGCAGCACCATTGCTGCAAAAGGAAGTTGCAGTCAGCAAATACCTCCTACCTAGTTGCCGTTCTTGAGTTATTCTTATATTAGTACAATTGTGCTTTCAGGGAAATTAATGATTTTGGGCCATTTAGCAATCAAGCTGCAACAGTATGAAATCATAGTccatgaaaataaatttctCCTTAGACCAAGTAGAGCAATTTATCTGTCATTA is drawn from Macadamia integrifolia cultivar HAES 741 chromosome 7, SCU_Mint_v3, whole genome shotgun sequence and contains these coding sequences:
- the LOC122085231 gene encoding protein SHI RELATED SEQUENCE 1 isoform X2, yielding MAGFSLGEGGGESGTHHQHQSQPEQQPPTENPPGSLFLYWNGEISFNNNNNNKGFQLWQLHRHHQQCLQENICSSSSSDELINWRGRAEAAATVSVRATRMRQGSGSGSGGGVSCQDCGNQAKKDCIHMRCRTCCKSRGFQCPTHVKSTWVPASRRRERQQQLAAIQLQQQQQHHHHQQPQLRGLELGNFPAEVNSPAVFRCVKVSSIDEADDQYAYQTAVNIGGHVFKGILYDQGPELHYGPGESSSAGGGLGVGGIQAPHNNLITAASTTITTATAAAAGILDPSSLYPPTPLSAFMAGTQFFPPPRS
- the LOC122085231 gene encoding protein SHI RELATED SEQUENCE 1 isoform X1, yielding MAGFSLGEGGGESGTHHQHQSQPEQQPPTENPPGSLFLYWNGEISFNNNNNNKGFQLWQLHRHHQQCLQENICSSSSSDELINWRGRAEAAATVSVRATRMRQGSGSGSGGGVSCQDCGNQAKKDCIHMRCRTCCKSRGFQCPTHVKSTWVPASRRRERQQQLAAIQLQQQQQHHHHQQPQLRGENPKRQRDNTNAPSLACSRFPPTSSGLELGNFPAEVNSPAVFRCVKVSSIDEADDQYAYQTAVNIGGHVFKGILYDQGPELHYGPGESSSAGGGLGVGGIQAPHNNLITAASTTITTATAAAAGILDPSSLYPPTPLSAFMAGTQFFPPPRS